From the genome of Amycolatopsis granulosa:
GTGCCGGGCGCCGGTGAGCACGCGAGCGCTGGTGACGACCTTGGTGAGGATCCCGGGCAGGCTGAGATCAGCCGCGATCCCGACGACGGCTTCGCGGAGCGCGCGTGCGTCCGGTTCGATCACCGCTGCCCTCCCGGCGGCCGCGCGCCGGTGGGTGTGCCTCCGGCGTTACCTCCTGAGCCGCCGCCCCGAGACTACGTCGAGCGGCAGCCTGATCCAACGGTCGTCCGCGGACGACGCGGGCCACCCGCGGCCCGGCCGCCGGGTGGCGTGCGCGCGGCCCAGCACCGTCACCCACCAGCCGGTCTCCAGGTCCGGGTCGAAGACGTCGGCCTCGAACGCGACGACCCCGTCGCTGGCCGCGGCGAACAGCGGGCCGGCGGCCGGGGCAGCGAACGACACGGCATCGCCGGCCAGCACGAAGCGGACCGGCTGGACCGCGGGCAGGCCGCGCATGGTGAACACGATGCGCCCGAACCCGGCGGTGGCGAGCAGCTCGAGGCACTGCTCCCGGCCCAGCACTTCCAATCCGAACGGATCGACCATCGCGGGGACCGGCCCTTCGCGCACGGGAAACGTCACGGTTGGCACGATCACCCGTTGTGGTCGTGACCCGGTAGGGCCATTGGACCCGGTGCTCAGCCGAGCACGGTGGCGGCCAGCTCGTCGGCCAGGGCGCGGGTCGCGGCGGCGATCCCGGACCAGCGGCGCGTCAGGTCCGGGTCGATCTCCAGCGGACGGCCGTGCACGTCGATCACCGCACCGCCCGCCGCGGGCACGGTGACCATCGCCGTCGCCAGGTCCACCAGGCGGTGGGTGTCCGAGCCCGGGTCGCAGAACGCGTCGACCGAGCCCTCCGCGACGAGCGCGCACTCCAGCACCGTGGTGGACAGGATCCGCACGCGCTGCGCCCGGCCCGCGACGCGCAGCCACGCCTCGGCGTTGCGCTGATGCGGGCGGAGCAGGTTCACCGTCGCGCCGTCGAGGCTCGCGCGGCCGCTGGTGCGGAACGGCACCGGCTCGCCGGCGAGGGCGTGCCAGGTGCGGCCGGTGTCCAGCCACACGGTGAGCGCCTCGGTCGCCCGCCCGTCGACGGCGACGGTGCCGCCGAAGCAGCTCAGCGGGACGCCGGAAGCGGCGTTGTTGGAACCGTCGACCGGATCGACGACGAGGGTGACCGCGGAACCGTTGTCGACGAAACCGACCTCCTCACTGAGCAGGTTCACGCGGTGCCGGCCCGCCTCCTCGGCGATCGCGGCCTCGACGATCTCGTCCACCCGCATCGTCGGGGTGCCGTCCGCGCCGTCGGCGACCTTCTCGGCCAGCTCGGCGCGCGTGTGCCGGCGGCGGGCGCCGCCGTAGGCCGCGCTGGCGGCCCGGGCCATCGCGGCGAGTGCGGGGTGGACGGTCCCGGGGAGTTCCGGGGCGGGCACCGGCCACGTGATCTTCGTGCTCATCACAGCCGATCCTAAATGACTTGCCCGGTCACGGCGGTGCGACGGATGATGCCCGCCGTGCAACCCCTCGACGAGACCCGCATCCGCAAGTCGTTCATCAACTGCTCCAAGGGGGAGGCGCAGCGGCTGGCACTGCCGCCGGGGCTGGCCGGACTCGACTGGTCCGAAGTGGACTTCCTCGGCTGGCGGGACCCGAAGGCCCAGCAGAACGCCTATCTCGTGGCGCCGTACGGTGACGAGGTGGTCGGTGTCGCGTTGCGCGCCGCGGCCAAGCACCGCAGCTCGGTGAAGTCGTCGGTGTGCGCGTTCTGCGGGACCATCCACGCGGCGACGGACGTGTCGCTGTTCGCGGCCCGGCGGGTCGGTGCGGCCGGTAAGCAGGGCAACACCGTGGGCACCTACGCGTGCGCCGACCTCGCCTGTGGGCTGTACCTGCGGGGCAAGCGCCGCCCGGCCGTGCACAACCCGGTCGATCGTGCACCGCTCGAGGAGCGGGTGCAGCGGATGCTCGCCAACCTCGCCCGCTTCCTGGACGAGGTCACGACCGACAACGTCAGCGGCTGACGCCCAGCGGCCGACACGCCGCCCGGAGGGGCGAACACGGCGCCGGGAGCGGTGAACACGCCGGGGTGGACGGCGTGTTCACCGCTCGGGCGTCAGCCGACGATCGGGAGGGACAGCGGGCGCCGCACGGCCTGGGCGACCCCGTCGGAGGCCAGCGCCGCCGCCACCCGGTCGGCGGACGGGCGGCCGTAGGTCGTGGTCCGCTGGACCAGCGGGCGGCCGATCGGCTCGACCATCGCCGCCAGCTCGCTGATCGTCTTGTACGACCCGTTGTCCGCGCCGGCCATGCGGCTGATGGTCTCCTCCATCAACGTGCCGCCGAGGTCGTTCACCCCACCGTTCAGCACGTCGCGGCAGGTGTCCGCGCCGAGCTTCACCCACGAGCACTGGATGTTGTCGATCAGTCCGTGCAGCAGGATCCGCGCCAGCGCGTGCACCGCCCGGTTCTCCCGCTTGGTCGGGCCCGGCCGGGACAGACCGGCCAGGTAGATCGGCGAGTTCTGGTGGATGAACGGCAGCAGCACGAACTCGGTGAACCCGCGTCGCCCGGTCCGCTCCAGCGCCCGCCGCTGCAGGTCGGCGATCAGCTTGATGTGCCCCACCCAGTGCGCCGGCGTGTCCACGTGCCCGTACATCATCGTCGAGGTCGTCGGGATGCCCAGCTCGTGCGCCGTCGAGATCACCTCGATCCAGCTCGACGCCGGCAGCTTGCCCTTGGTCAGCACCCACCGCACGTCGTCGTCGAGGATCTCCGCCGCGGTGCCCGGCAGCGAGTCCACACCGGACTCGTGTGCGCGCGTCAGCCAGTCGCGGATGGACAGGTTCGTCCGGGACGCGCCGTTGACCACCTCCATCGGGCTGTAGGAGTGCAGGTGGATGTCCGGCTGCCGCCGCTTCACCTCGGCCGCGAGGTCGAAGTACGCGGTGCCGGGCATGTCCGGGTGGATGCCGCCCTGCATGCAGATCTCCGTCGCCCCGGCCTCCCACGCCTGGTCGACCCGGTCGCCGACCTGGGACAGCGACAACGTGTAGGCGTCGGCGTCGGTGCGCCGCTGTGCGAACGCGCAGAACCGGCAGCCGGTGTAGCAGACGTTGGTGAAGTTGATGTTGCGGGTGACGACGAACGTGACGTCGTCGCCGTTGACGTCGCGGCGCAGGCCGTCGGCCAGCGAGGCCAGCGCCTCCAGCTCGGCGCCGTCCGCGTGCAGCAGGGCCAGCGCGTCCTCATCGGACAGACCAGCGGGGTCGCGTTCCGCGCGGCGCAACGCTTCCGCGATGTCGGTGTCCATCCGGCGCGGCGCGCTCGGCACCTTCTCCGCCAGTTCTTTCCAGTCGCCGTAGACGGAGTCGAAGTCGCTGCGCCGGTCCTCGGTGCGGCCGGTGGTGTCGACCTCGACGTGCAACTCCGTCCGGCCGGTGCCGGCCTGGTCCTGCCAGCCGCCGTCCGGCTCCTGCCACGGCCGGCCCTCCAGCACCGCGTCCTCGCGCGCCAGCCCGGTCTCCGGATCGGCCAGCGCGGCGACGTGCCCGGCCACGCGCGGGTCCAGCCACGGCTCACCGGCGAGCAGGTACTCCGGGTAGATCGTGAGCCGCTCGCGCAGCGTGTAGCCGGCCTGCTCGGTCTGCCGGGCCAGTTCGTCGATCTGCGGCCACGCGCGCTCGGGGTTGACGTGGTCCGGGGTGAGCGGGGACACCCCGCCCCAGTCGTCGATGCCCGCGCGGATCATCAGGTCGTACTGGCTGCCGATCAGGTTCGGCGGTGCCTGGATGCGCATCTTCGGACCGAGCACGAGGCGCGCGACGGCGATCGTGGCGGCGAGCTCCTGCAGGTCGGCGTCCGGGGTGGCGCGCATCTTGGTGTCCGGCTTGGCGCGGAAGTTCTGCACGATGACTTCCTGGATGCCGCCGTACTGCCGCGCCACCTTGCGCATCGCGAACAGCGCGTCCGCGCGTTCTTCGTAGTTCTCGCCGATCCCGATCAGGATTCCGGTGGTGAACGGCACCGACGAGCGGCCGGCGTCCTCCAGTACCCGCAGCCGCACGGCCGGGTCCTTGTCCGGCGAACCGTAGTGCGGACCGCCGCGCTCGCTCCACAGCCGGGTCGCCGTGGTCTCCAGCATCATCCCCATCGACGGCGCCACCGGCTTGAGCCGCTGGAAGTCCTGCCAGGTCAGCACACCGGGGTTGAGGTGGGGCAGCAGACCGGTCTGCTCGAGCACCAGGATGGCCATCGCGCGCACGTAGGACAGCGTGTCGTCGTAGCCGTGCGCGTCGAGCCACTCGCGGGCCTGCTTCCAGCGGTCCTCCGGCCGGTCGCCGAGGGTGAACAGGGCTTCCTTGCAGCCCATCGCCGCGCCCTGACGGGCGATCTCCAGCACCTCGTCCGGCGACAGGAACGGGGCGTCCAGTTTGCCCGGAACCGTCGCGAAGGTGCAGTACCCGCACCGGTCCCGGCACAGCCGGGTGAGCGGGATGAACACCTTGCGGCTGTACGTGATGATCCCGTCGCGGCCGGCTTCGGCCAGTCCGGCGTCGCGGATCCGGGAGGCGTGCTCGGACAGCGTGCGGAGGTCTTCGTCGCGCGCGTGCAGCAGCACGGTCGCCTCGGTGACGTCGAGGGTCTTGCCGTCGCGGGCACGGGCCAGCGCGCGGCGCATCGCGGAGGCGGTGGGAGCGGATGCCATACCGGAAACGCTAGGACCGGCGTCACCGGACCTGCCAGGACCCGGCCGCGCAAGATCGGCCACACCGCACCGGCGGCACCCTGTTTGCGCTGCTCACCGTGGCCGGGGTCATTGCGCGGCGGGGCGGGCGAGCGTATTACCTAAAGTGTGGCTTCGGTGATCGGCAAGCGGATCGGCGGCAGGACCTACTACTACCTCGCGCGGACCGAGCGGGTGAACGGCAAGCCGAGGATCACCTCGCAGCGTTACCTCGGTACCGCCGAGGACATCGCGGCCGGCCTGGACGGCGCGGCCGGTTCCCCTGACGGTACGTGGCACCTCGCGTTCGGTGACGTCGCCGCCGTCTGGTCCACCCTGGAGCGGCTCCAGGTGCGTGCCGCGATCGACGAGGCACTGGGCGCGCGCAGCGTGCCGATGGGCACCTACCTCGCCCTGGCGGTGCTGCACCGGGCGACGGCGCCGGGTACGGATCTGGCGCAGTGGTGGGCGGAGAGCGCGGCGAGCCGGTTCGTGCGGCCACGCGTGGCGGCGGCCGCGGTGCACGACGACGAGTTCTGGCGGGCGACGCGGCGGTTGACCCGGCCGCAGCTGGAGCGGGTCGAGGACGCGGTGGCGGCGCGGGTGCGGGCGCACGTGGGGGAACCGATCCTGCTCGCGGTGGACGTGCCCAACTTCGCGACGTACGCCGAATCGGAGACCGCGGCGGCGTCCCCGGCGGGGCTGAGCACGGTGGTCACGCGCGACGGTGCGATCCCGCTCGCCTCGGCGGTGTACCGGCGCGAGGGGGCGGTGCCGTTCGGGGTGGCGGCCGACCGGCTGGCCGGGCGCGTGTCCGGGCCGGTGACGCTGGTGTTCGAGACCGGTCAGCACGCGCAGCTCGACCTGGACGACGGCCGGCACTTCGTCGGCGCCCTGCCGCTGGGCGACCACCCCGAGCTGCTGGCGCGCCCGGCGTCCGCGCGGCGGCCGGTGGAACCGGGCCGCTTCCCCGGGGTCACGGCGCTGGACACGCAGGCGACGGTGTCCGGCGCGGTCCGCCGGGTGATCCTCACGCACTCGGCGAAGCTGCACGCGGCGCAGGCGCGCGGGTTCGCGCAGGCGCTGAGCAGCGCGACACGGCAGCTGGACGGTCTCGCGCTCGCGCTCGCCGCCGGCACCAACCGCCGGCCACGCGACCAGGTGCTGACGGAGATCGCCCGCATCACCCGGGTGCGCTGGGTGGACCGGGTGCTGCCGGCCCGGCTCACCGGTACCCGGCCGGCGGAGCTGCGCCTGGAGTGGCGGGTCGACGAGAACGCCCGGTCGCGGCTGGACGAGGAGTACTTCGGCAAGCAGCTGCTGGTGACCGACCACGACTGGCCGGTCGCCGACGTCATCACCGCCTACCGCGCGCGCTACCACCTGGACTCGACGTTCCGGCAGCTCAACGGCCCGTTCGTGGCGGCGACCGCGCCGCGGCGGCACTGGACCGAACACCGGATCGCGGTGCACTCCCTGGTGAGCGTGCTGGCGACCGCGGTGACGCACGTCATGCGGCAGGAGGCCGACCGCGCCGGGCTCGACCTGTCCGTGCGGGAACTGCTCGACCTGCTCTCGCGAATCGGCGAGACGGTGCTGCGCTACCCCTCGACCGGCGGGCGCCCGCGCACGCGCCGGTTGCTCACCTGCCGGGACGAGGTGCAGCAGAAGCTGTTCGACCTGTTCGGGCTGGGGGCCTACGCACCCTGAGCGGTCACTCCTCGGTGAGCAGCCCGCGTTCGCGGACGGCCGGGAGCGACAGCGAGCGGTAGCCGGCCTCGTCGAACAACACGGTGACCTTCTCCGCCTCGCGGCGGACCACCTGGCCGATGCCCCACTCGGCGTGCCGGACCGAGGCGCCCGGCTGGAACTCGCCGTCGGCCGCGACCTGCCCGGCGGCGGTGCCGGCGTCGCAGGTGTCGCAGAACTCGCACGGCTCCGCCAGGCTCTCCCCGAAGTAGCCGAGCAGGAACTGGCGGCGGCACGCGGTGGTTTCGGCGTACTCGCGCATCACCTCGACCCGGGACCGGTCCAGCTTCCGGCGCCGCTGCGACACCTCGGCCGCGCGTTCGGCCGCCACCGCCGGATCGGTGCCGGCGTAGCTGAACCTGCCCTGCGTGGTCTCCTCGACCAGCCCGGACTGCTCCAGCAGGTTCAGGTTGTTCATGGCGCGCCGGTGCGACTGCTGCACCTCGCCGTCGATCTCCTGCGGGCTGGCCGGGCCGTGCTGCTCACGGAGCGTCTCCGCGAGCTCCTGGACACCCTTGTCGTCGAACGGCCGCGCGGTGAGGAACTTCTGCAGGCCCAGGTCCTCGGGCCGGTAGAACAGCCGCGCGTCGGCGCGCTCACCGTCCCGGCCGGCGCGGCCGATCTGCTGGTAGTAGGAGTCCACCGAGTCCGGCACCGAGGCGTGCGCCACGAAGCGCACGTTCGGCTTGTCGATGCCCATGCCGAACGCCGAGGTCGCCACCACCACCTCCACCCGGTCGGCGAGGAAGTCCTCGTGCACGCGCTTGCGGTCGGCCGCCTTCATCCCGGCGTGGAAGGCGACCGCGCCCAGCTCCTCGGCGTAGCGTTCGCTGTCCTTGCGGGTCGCCGCGTACACCAGACCGGGTTTGGGTGCCTGCCGGACCCACCGCAGGACGGCGCTGCGCTTGTCCTCCTCGGTGGTGGAGCGGTGCACCGCGAGGTAGAGGTTCGCCCGGTCGAATCCGGAGACCACGCGCACCGGGTCACGCAACCCGAGGTGCTCCACGATGTCGTCCCGCACCGGCCCGCCCGCGGTGGCGGTCATCGCGAGCACCCGCGGCCGCCCCAGCCGCTCGATGACGTGCCCGAGGCGCAGGTAGTCGGGGCGGAAGTCGTGCCCCCAGGACGAGACGCAGTGCGCCTCGTCCACCACGAACAGGCTCGGCCGGATCTCCGCCAGCTGCTCCAGGACCTCGTCCTTGGCCAGCTGTTCGGGTGCGAGGAACAGGTACTCGGCGTCGCCCTCGGTCACCGCGTCCCAGGCCTTGGTCGTGGTGCGCGCCGGCTGGGCGGAGTTGACCGCGACCGCGTCCGGCGCCTCGCTGTCCGCGATCTGCCCGACCTGGTCCCGCTGCAACGCCGTCAGGGGTGACACCACGAGCGTCGGCCCGTCCAGCAGCAGCGCGGGAACCTGGTAGATCGCGGACTTGCCGGACCCGGTCGGCATGACGGCGAGCACGTCGCGGCCGTCGAGCAGGGCCGCCATCGCGGTCAGCTGGTCCTCGCGCAGGTCCGGCCAGCCGAAGGTTTCCCGTGCGGCGCGGCGGAGTTCGTCGTGTCTGGACACCGGCGGGGTGTTCCCCCTCGGGTGGGGCGGAAACGTCTAGGCTGCCGGCATGCTGGTGGGATATCGCGCACGGGACGAGGTCGAGCGCGCCGATGTGGTGCGCATCCGGGAGTTGCTGGCGGCGACGGCGGATCCGTTCGCGCGGGACACGCCGTTGCACGTCACCGGGTCCGCGGTGATCGTGCACCCGGACACGCGGCGCGTGCTGCTGCGCTGGCACGAACGTCAGCAGGCGTGGCTGCAGGTCGGCGGGCACGGCGACCCGGGCGAGACCGATCCGCTCGCCATCGCGCTGCGGGAAGGGCGCGAGGAGACCGGGCTGACCGATCTGGTGCCGTGGCCCACGGCCGACCTGCTGCACGCGGTGGTCGTGCCGGTGCCGGCCAAGGGCGCCGAGCCCGCGCACGAGCACGCGGACCTGCGGTACGTGCTGGCCACCGGACAGCCGGACGCGGCGCGCCCGGAGAAGCCGGACGCGCCGCTGAAGTGGCTCCCGCTCGACGAGGCGATCGACGCGGTCTCGGAGGACAACGTGCGGGAAACCCTGCGCCGCGTGCGTGAGCGGTTCTAGGGCCGGCCGCGGTTCGGGGTCTGGCCCGCGACGCCGTGCCGCAACGGGGTGGTCGGCTCGGCCGCGGTCTGCTCCTTCGCCGACGAGCCGCCGGGGTGGGGCGTGACCTCGGGAATGGCGGTGTGCTGACCGCCGGAGGGTTCGGCGCCGTCGTCGAGTTGCTGTTTGCGCATGCGCATCAGCTCGAGCACCGGCAGCCGGTTGGCGTGCCGCAGCTCGTAGGACATCAGCCGGTCGAGCTGTTCGGCGTCCAGTGACCGGATGCGGTGCTGCAACGCGGCCAGGGGCAGTTCGTCGTATTCGGGCAGCGGTAGTTCGGACATGCGCAGGGCCTACCCGGGCGGCGGCCGCGCAAACGGTTGGACCTGGCCGGGCCGGGTATGCGGCGGGGGAGAGGAGGACGTCTGCCAGCAGCAGCGCGCGCACCTAGGCTGACAGCCACACCGCCGAATCGGGGGCCAGTTCGCCGCCGGGATCACCGGGTTCACTGGCGAGGAGCACCTTCCGGTGGGGCGGCAGCGCGGCCGGTGCCGAGCCGAGGTTCACCACGCACACGACGCCGGGCTCGCGGTGGAACGCGAGCACCTCCGG
Proteins encoded in this window:
- a CDS encoding pyridoxamine 5'-phosphate oxidase family protein, which produces MTFPVREGPVPAMVDPFGLEVLGREQCLELLATAGFGRIVFTMRGLPAVQPVRFVLAGDAVSFAAPAAGPLFAAASDGVVAFEADVFDPDLETGWWVTVLGRAHATRRPGRGWPASSADDRWIRLPLDVVSGRRLRR
- a CDS encoding inositol monophosphatase family protein encodes the protein MSTKITWPVPAPELPGTVHPALAAMARAASAAYGGARRRHTRAELAEKVADGADGTPTMRVDEIVEAAIAEEAGRHRVNLLSEEVGFVDNGSAVTLVVDPVDGSNNAASGVPLSCFGGTVAVDGRATEALTVWLDTGRTWHALAGEPVPFRTSGRASLDGATVNLLRPHQRNAEAWLRVAGRAQRVRILSTTVLECALVAEGSVDAFCDPGSDTHRLVDLATAMVTVPAAGGAVIDVHGRPLEIDPDLTRRWSGIAAATRALADELAATVLG
- a CDS encoding FBP domain-containing protein — encoded protein: MPAVQPLDETRIRKSFINCSKGEAQRLALPPGLAGLDWSEVDFLGWRDPKAQQNAYLVAPYGDEVVGVALRAAAKHRSSVKSSVCAFCGTIHAATDVSLFAARRVGAAGKQGNTVGTYACADLACGLYLRGKRRPAVHNPVDRAPLEERVQRMLANLARFLDEVTTDNVSG
- a CDS encoding bifunctional FO biosynthesis protein CofGH is translated as MASAPTASAMRRALARARDGKTLDVTEATVLLHARDEDLRTLSEHASRIRDAGLAEAGRDGIITYSRKVFIPLTRLCRDRCGYCTFATVPGKLDAPFLSPDEVLEIARQGAAMGCKEALFTLGDRPEDRWKQAREWLDAHGYDDTLSYVRAMAILVLEQTGLLPHLNPGVLTWQDFQRLKPVAPSMGMMLETTATRLWSERGGPHYGSPDKDPAVRLRVLEDAGRSSVPFTTGILIGIGENYEERADALFAMRKVARQYGGIQEVIVQNFRAKPDTKMRATPDADLQELAATIAVARLVLGPKMRIQAPPNLIGSQYDLMIRAGIDDWGGVSPLTPDHVNPERAWPQIDELARQTEQAGYTLRERLTIYPEYLLAGEPWLDPRVAGHVAALADPETGLAREDAVLEGRPWQEPDGGWQDQAGTGRTELHVEVDTTGRTEDRRSDFDSVYGDWKELAEKVPSAPRRMDTDIAEALRRAERDPAGLSDEDALALLHADGAELEALASLADGLRRDVNGDDVTFVVTRNINFTNVCYTGCRFCAFAQRRTDADAYTLSLSQVGDRVDQAWEAGATEICMQGGIHPDMPGTAYFDLAAEVKRRQPDIHLHSYSPMEVVNGASRTNLSIRDWLTRAHESGVDSLPGTAAEILDDDVRWVLTKGKLPASSWIEVISTAHELGIPTTSTMMYGHVDTPAHWVGHIKLIADLQRRALERTGRRGFTEFVLLPFIHQNSPIYLAGLSRPGPTKRENRAVHALARILLHGLIDNIQCSWVKLGADTCRDVLNGGVNDLGGTLMEETISRMAGADNGSYKTISELAAMVEPIGRPLVQRTTTYGRPSADRVAAALASDGVAQAVRRPLSLPIVG
- a CDS encoding IS1634 family transposase — translated: MASVIGKRIGGRTYYYLARTERVNGKPRITSQRYLGTAEDIAAGLDGAAGSPDGTWHLAFGDVAAVWSTLERLQVRAAIDEALGARSVPMGTYLALAVLHRATAPGTDLAQWWAESAASRFVRPRVAAAAVHDDEFWRATRRLTRPQLERVEDAVAARVRAHVGEPILLAVDVPNFATYAESETAAASPAGLSTVVTRDGAIPLASAVYRREGAVPFGVAADRLAGRVSGPVTLVFETGQHAQLDLDDGRHFVGALPLGDHPELLARPASARRPVEPGRFPGVTALDTQATVSGAVRRVILTHSAKLHAAQARGFAQALSSATRQLDGLALALAAGTNRRPRDQVLTEIARITRVRWVDRVLPARLTGTRPAELRLEWRVDENARSRLDEEYFGKQLLVTDHDWPVADVITAYRARYHLDSTFRQLNGPFVAATAPRRHWTEHRIAVHSLVSVLATAVTHVMRQEADRAGLDLSVRELLDLLSRIGETVLRYPSTGGRPRTRRLLTCRDEVQQKLFDLFGLGAYAP
- a CDS encoding RecQ family ATP-dependent DNA helicase, whose amino-acid sequence is MSRHDELRRAARETFGWPDLREDQLTAMAALLDGRDVLAVMPTGSGKSAIYQVPALLLDGPTLVVSPLTALQRDQVGQIADSEAPDAVAVNSAQPARTTTKAWDAVTEGDAEYLFLAPEQLAKDEVLEQLAEIRPSLFVVDEAHCVSSWGHDFRPDYLRLGHVIERLGRPRVLAMTATAGGPVRDDIVEHLGLRDPVRVVSGFDRANLYLAVHRSTTEEDKRSAVLRWVRQAPKPGLVYAATRKDSERYAEELGAVAFHAGMKAADRKRVHEDFLADRVEVVVATSAFGMGIDKPNVRFVAHASVPDSVDSYYQQIGRAGRDGERADARLFYRPEDLGLQKFLTARPFDDKGVQELAETLREQHGPASPQEIDGEVQQSHRRAMNNLNLLEQSGLVEETTQGRFSYAGTDPAVAAERAAEVSQRRRKLDRSRVEVMREYAETTACRRQFLLGYFGESLAEPCEFCDTCDAGTAAGQVAADGEFQPGASVRHAEWGIGQVVRREAEKVTVLFDEAGYRSLSLPAVRERGLLTEE
- a CDS encoding NUDIX hydrolase, whose product is MLVGYRARDEVERADVVRIRELLAATADPFARDTPLHVTGSAVIVHPDTRRVLLRWHERQQAWLQVGGHGDPGETDPLAIALREGREETGLTDLVPWPTADLLHAVVVPVPAKGAEPAHEHADLRYVLATGQPDAARPEKPDAPLKWLPLDEAIDAVSEDNVRETLRRVRERF